Proteins encoded in a region of the Halostella limicola genome:
- a CDS encoding RNA-guided endonuclease InsQ/TnpB family protein: protein MTEFTKTLELKLVDPNAHKRRKLRETREAYQHALQDAFDARCITQTEANDVVVNYDLSGYAKNALKKYVPQLTTTYNAGELHDDHPVRFTNEGLRLDHKPENAIEWYVKIPHHEDYHLWMPAQPNPEQRDWLEALNAGDATMGESRLFERDGTWYLHVTATRNVEDDSEMSAEERTPIGVDIGEASLVTVCHRDRHGSPTAPELWADEGKTVRRLRKTYFTATRRLQTRGSERISESFGDDIWNQIDDVFHRVTREVVEYAESVENPVLVLEDLTYIRESMDYGEYMNRRLHGWGFAKLHAQIRYKAVEKGIPVETVNPRNTSKECHACGEVGYRPRQATFKCTNDACCMGEYQADVNGAVNIADRYLSGESRFREHENDDDSAEGGGRLTAPQDSQADATKQETLGTYAS, encoded by the coding sequence GTGACCGAATTCACGAAGACGCTGGAACTCAAACTTGTGGACCCGAACGCCCACAAGCGGAGGAAACTCCGAGAGACGCGAGAAGCGTACCAGCACGCTCTCCAAGACGCCTTCGACGCCCGATGTATCACGCAGACCGAAGCGAACGACGTGGTGGTCAACTACGACCTGAGCGGGTACGCGAAGAACGCTCTCAAGAAGTACGTCCCGCAACTCACGACGACGTACAACGCGGGCGAACTTCACGACGACCACCCCGTCCGCTTCACGAACGAAGGGCTACGGCTTGACCACAAGCCCGAGAACGCTATCGAGTGGTACGTCAAAATTCCGCACCACGAGGACTACCACCTCTGGATGCCAGCACAACCAAATCCCGAACAACGGGACTGGTTGGAAGCATTGAACGCGGGAGACGCCACGATGGGCGAGAGTCGGCTGTTCGAGCGGGACGGGACGTGGTATCTCCACGTCACCGCTACCCGCAACGTTGAGGATGATTCCGAGATGTCCGCCGAAGAGCGGACGCCCATCGGAGTCGATATTGGAGAAGCGTCACTTGTCACGGTGTGTCACCGCGACAGGCACGGTTCTCCGACCGCTCCCGAACTGTGGGCCGACGAGGGCAAGACTGTTCGTCGGCTCCGCAAGACCTACTTCACCGCCACGAGGCGACTTCAGACGCGCGGAAGTGAGCGTATCTCGGAGTCCTTCGGGGACGATATATGGAACCAGATAGACGACGTGTTCCACCGCGTCACCCGCGAAGTCGTGGAGTACGCCGAGTCCGTCGAGAACCCCGTTCTTGTTCTGGAAGACCTGACGTACATACGGGAGTCGATGGACTACGGCGAGTACATGAACCGCCGTCTCCACGGATGGGGATTCGCCAAACTCCACGCGCAGATACGCTACAAAGCCGTTGAGAAGGGTATCCCCGTCGAGACGGTGAACCCGCGAAACACCTCGAAGGAGTGCCACGCTTGCGGTGAAGTAGGATACCGCCCGCGACAGGCGACGTTCAAGTGTACGAACGATGCGTGCTGTATGGGCGAGTACCAAGCGGACGTGAACGGAGCGGTGAACATCGCAGACCGCTACCTCAGCGGAGAGAGTCGTTTCAGAGAACACGAGAACGACGATGACTCGGCTGAGGGTGGGGGGCGTTTGACCGCCCCACAAGACAGCCAAGCCGATGCTACCAAGCAAGAGACGCTTGGAACGTATGCGTCTTGA
- a CDS encoding TrmB family transcriptional regulator, with product MSDPELLRKLEDLGLTEYQTKAYVAAVQAGQIPLSELVDESGVPQGRIYDVIDNLEDIGLVEVRSGSRGKEVSAPSPQTVLEDLKRRRVNDLSETVSSVASSLEELHQQAERDLTDFVSMVKREETALRHAKSAINIADYWLTVCIPNDRYAELEPELIDAADRGVTVRVLFTGTDPNEVGREFPERFRIRHRAAADTFVVADCAYGVFSSKHPAQDQQSYIISQESNLVLLFQNYGEQIWNASRVIQETAEFPRRYLDPWRTIIDLRERFDAGEDFAAIVEGRRTDTHETGTWEGPIVEYDAGGPVDVDYMRSPPTYASITLGTEDGPVKVGGWKATFEDVAATGIEVWQE from the coding sequence ATGAGCGATCCCGAACTCCTTCGGAAGTTAGAAGATCTCGGTCTGACCGAGTATCAGACGAAAGCGTACGTCGCCGCCGTCCAGGCCGGTCAGATCCCGTTGAGCGAACTGGTCGACGAATCGGGCGTCCCCCAGGGACGGATCTACGACGTCATCGATAACCTAGAGGACATCGGGCTGGTCGAGGTCCGGTCCGGCAGTCGCGGCAAGGAGGTCAGTGCGCCCTCACCGCAGACCGTCCTCGAGGACCTGAAGCGACGGCGGGTCAACGACCTCTCGGAAACCGTCTCCTCGGTCGCGTCCTCGCTCGAGGAACTCCACCAGCAGGCCGAGCGGGACCTCACGGACTTCGTGTCGATGGTCAAGCGCGAGGAAACGGCGCTGCGGCACGCGAAAAGCGCCATCAACATCGCGGACTACTGGCTGACGGTGTGTATCCCCAACGACCGGTACGCCGAGCTCGAACCGGAACTCATCGACGCTGCGGACCGCGGTGTCACTGTCCGCGTCCTCTTTACCGGGACTGACCCGAACGAGGTCGGGCGGGAGTTCCCCGAGCGGTTCCGGATCCGCCACCGGGCCGCCGCGGACACGTTCGTCGTCGCCGACTGCGCCTACGGTGTCTTCTCGAGCAAGCATCCCGCACAGGACCAGCAGTCGTACATTATCAGTCAGGAGTCGAACCTCGTGTTGCTGTTCCAGAACTACGGCGAGCAGATCTGGAACGCGTCGCGGGTGATCCAGGAGACGGCGGAGTTCCCGCGGCGCTACCTCGACCCGTGGCGGACGATCATCGACCTCCGCGAGCGCTTCGACGCCGGCGAGGACTTTGCCGCCATCGTCGAGGGTCGGCGGACGGACACACACGAGACCGGCACCTGGGAGGGACCGATCGTGGAGTACGACGCCGGCGGCCCGGTCGACGTGGACTACATGCGCTCGCCGCCGACGTACGCCTCGATCACGCTGGGGACCGAGGACGGCCCCGTGAAAGTCGGCGGCTGGAAGGCGACGTTCGAGGACGTCGCCGCGACCGGGATCGAAGTGTGGCAAGAGTGA
- a CDS encoding HalOD1 output domain-containing protein, with product MGTSEREEHDLYYPGEDKKLSTAVLETIQKQTDKDITKADFHLYDDIDPDALDSLFRKESTAETSVQFNTDDVTVTLWGDGAVAIQVTPRTDE from the coding sequence ATGGGTACAAGCGAGAGGGAGGAGCACGACCTGTATTACCCCGGGGAAGACAAGAAATTGAGTACAGCAGTCCTCGAAACGATCCAAAAGCAGACTGATAAAGATATTACAAAGGCAGACTTCCATCTTTACGACGATATTGACCCAGACGCCCTCGATAGTCTCTTTCGTAAGGAATCCACTGCTGAGACTTCAGTACAGTTCAATACTGACGACGTGACGGTCACGCTGTGGGGAGATGGAGCCGTCGCAATTCAGGTCACGCCCCGTACTGACGAGTAG
- a CDS encoding type II toxin-antitoxin system HicB family antitoxin, translating into MSTGVEPTITLTDEGEWWIATDTETGVTSQGQTRHEALENLDEALAGYHGEGDDPTDEELREFGIDTETNDSGSLDDSEIFE; encoded by the coding sequence ATGAGTACTGGCGTTGAACCCACGATCACGCTCACTGACGAGGGTGAGTGGTGGATCGCCACAGATACTGAAACGGGCGTTACGTCTCAGGGACAAACGCGACACGAGGCACTTGAGAATCTGGACGAGGCGCTCGCAGGGTATCACGGCGAAGGCGATGACCCGACTGACGAGGAACTCCGAGAGTTCGGGATCGACACGGAAACTAACGACTCTGGCTCGCTCGACGATTCTGAGATTTTCGAGTAA
- a CDS encoding RNA-guided endonuclease InsQ/TnpB family protein, which yields MADDYVHRTAITRLEVTDEQRDLLEDTISEWKRGCQIATDMAWGKCNAKSDVQPLAYDTVREDTDLGSQHAILATHQAAQAITGCIERRSKGKKVSKPTFTAPTVKYDTRTMTLFDDDTVSLSTTENRVRCDLALPEADDGYQRQYLDSDSWSVTESTLTTRDGDYFLHIGFRRHKNDTERNTAEDGTVLGVDLGIENLAVTSTAYFFSGRELTHDLREFEKVRTGLQQTGTRSAHRTLEQSSGRELRYIRDVLHRASNAIVTEALRYECDIIAFEDLTHIRDRTGASWGHKWAFRTLYEQVEYKAEAVGISVKQVGSAYTSTRCAECGFTADENRPTRTDFCCQKCESEANADYNAAKNIGMRYIRRGQQSSRRTGDSQLALKSGTVTLSGGFTAHPDGFEAEFMDKPHPPRANPSG from the coding sequence GTGGCAGACGACTACGTGCATCGGACGGCAATCACTCGTCTCGAAGTTACCGACGAGCAACGCGACCTCCTCGAAGACACAATCTCCGAGTGGAAGCGTGGTTGCCAAATCGCCACGGACATGGCGTGGGGCAAGTGCAACGCCAAGAGCGATGTCCAACCCCTCGCCTACGATACCGTGCGCGAAGACACCGACCTCGGGAGCCAGCATGCGATTCTCGCCACCCATCAAGCAGCACAAGCTATCACCGGCTGTATCGAACGCCGGTCGAAGGGGAAGAAGGTTAGCAAGCCCACCTTCACCGCGCCCACGGTGAAGTACGACACCCGGACCATGACGCTCTTCGATGACGACACCGTCTCCCTTTCCACTACGGAGAACCGTGTCCGGTGTGACCTTGCTCTCCCCGAAGCAGATGATGGCTACCAACGGCAGTACCTTGACTCTGACTCGTGGAGCGTCACGGAAAGTACACTCACCACCCGCGACGGCGACTACTTCTTACACATCGGCTTCCGCCGACACAAGAACGATACCGAGCGGAATACTGCCGAGGACGGAACGGTTCTCGGGGTTGACCTCGGTATCGAAAACCTCGCTGTCACCAGTACGGCCTACTTCTTCAGCGGGCGGGAGTTAACCCACGATCTCCGCGAGTTCGAGAAGGTACGTACTGGGCTCCAACAGACCGGGACACGAAGCGCCCATCGAACGCTCGAACAGTCAAGTGGGCGCGAACTTCGATATATCCGCGACGTGCTTCACCGTGCGTCGAACGCCATCGTCACGGAAGCACTCCGATACGAGTGCGACATCATTGCCTTCGAGGACTTGACCCATATCCGCGACCGAACAGGCGCGTCGTGGGGGCACAAGTGGGCGTTCCGGACGCTCTACGAGCAAGTGGAGTACAAAGCCGAAGCGGTCGGTATTTCGGTGAAACAAGTCGGTTCGGCGTACACATCCACGCGGTGCGCCGAGTGTGGATTCACGGCAGACGAGAATCGCCCGACTCGAACCGATTTCTGTTGCCAGAAGTGCGAGTCGGAAGCGAACGCGGACTACAACGCGGCGAAGAACATCGGTATGCGGTACATCCGTCGAGGCCAACAGTCGTCTCGGCGGACGGGCGACAGTCAGCTCGCCCTAAAGTCTGGAACGGTGACGCTGAGTGGCGGATTTACCGCCCACCCGGACGGGTTCGAGGCCGAGTTCATGGACAAGCCCCACCCTCCACGAGCGAACCCGTCAGGGTGA
- the tnpA gene encoding IS200/IS605 family transposase produces MKTTRHATYNLNYHIVWLPKSRNSVLVNEVADRVRTILHEIADDKGLEILDLTVQPDHIHLFVSSPPKHAPSLLANWFKGISSRKYNHRYADHDGEKIGWARDYYAGTAGHVSSETVMNYIQRHEEDES; encoded by the coding sequence ATGAAGACCACACGGCACGCGACCTACAACCTCAACTATCACATAGTGTGGTTGCCGAAGTCCCGCAACTCGGTACTCGTCAACGAGGTCGCTGACCGTGTGCGAACCATCCTCCACGAAATTGCCGACGACAAGGGCCTCGAAATACTCGACCTGACCGTACAACCCGACCACATCCACCTGTTCGTCAGTAGCCCACCGAAGCACGCGCCGTCGCTTCTCGCCAACTGGTTCAAGGGTATTTCCTCACGGAAGTACAACCACCGATACGCCGACCACGATGGCGAGAAAATCGGGTGGGCGAGAGACTACTACGCGGGAACAGCGGGCCATGTATCCAGCGAAACGGTCATGAACTACATCCAGCGTCACGAGGAGGACGAGTCGTGA
- a CDS encoding helix-turn-helix domain-containing protein: MLIVEYWTDTPLLKTAFGRAPEMIVYPEEGYIDETAHYIFWAEGGDFKAFEEGLDADPTVTDPKTLTELKTRRLYRVTSTGQGGGTKTLQAWRDLNLVLLDGEGTQDGWTHRMRFPDREALGQYHRLFLEQGWPFRLQTVYRESEARNDVDALLTDKQKEALVTAYEAGHFDIPQTASQTDVATEVGVSPQALSERLQRGIRTLIEATDITA; the protein is encoded by the coding sequence ATGCTTATCGTTGAGTATTGGACAGATACCCCTCTGCTGAAAACTGCTTTCGGACGCGCCCCAGAGATGATTGTATATCCTGAAGAAGGATATATTGACGAGACGGCCCACTATATCTTCTGGGCAGAGGGAGGGGATTTCAAGGCCTTCGAGGAGGGCCTTGATGCCGACCCGACAGTCACCGATCCGAAAACCCTGACCGAACTGAAAACACGTCGGCTATACCGGGTCACATCCACTGGTCAGGGGGGAGGTACAAAGACACTCCAGGCTTGGCGCGACCTTAACCTTGTGCTGCTTGACGGAGAAGGAACTCAGGATGGTTGGACGCATCGGATGCGGTTTCCTGACCGGGAGGCGCTTGGCCAATATCACAGGCTCTTTCTGGAGCAGGGATGGCCTTTCCGCCTTCAAACGGTTTATCGTGAGTCTGAAGCGCGGAATGATGTTGATGCGTTGTTAACCGACAAACAGAAAGAGGCTCTTGTCACTGCTTATGAGGCTGGACATTTCGATATCCCGCAAACCGCGTCCCAAACCGACGTTGCAACAGAGGTCGGTGTCTCCCCTCAGGCACTTTCTGAACGGCTCCAGCGAGGGATACGAACCTTGATTGAGGCGACAGACATCACCGCATAG
- a CDS encoding ABC transporter ATP-binding protein, with protein MHETDSPGTDEETSPDAEAVEPPTDGDRTVAGGTADSDGTALAKEMTAEQGGETVELAALTKRYDSTVAVDSISLDVAEGEFLVLLGPSGCGKTTTLRMVAGLESITDGSVIIGGTDVSQTTPQNRDVAMVFQNYALYPHKTVRENIRFPLRKTDLSKADQTSRIESTADLLDIADLLDKEPAALSGGQRQRVAIARAIAREPSVLLMDEPLSNLDAKLRVRTRSELRDLQQRLGITTVYVTHDQEEAMSIADRIAIMNQGRIEQVGTPEEVYRNPNSTFIADFLGDPSMNIVSTAGENAPGTNDDGIIAGLAAAAPDRAAQVGVRPEDLYLVDGTGAFVGDNAPDAVSSVYECPLTVLEPIGRAYELTLETGAEQIVARARTVPDELRGRDRVRIAFDRDAVYAFDTDGRRLR; from the coding sequence ATGCACGAGACAGACTCACCGGGCACAGACGAAGAGACCAGCCCCGACGCCGAAGCCGTAGAACCGCCGACCGACGGCGATCGCACCGTTGCAGGGGGGACAGCCGACAGCGACGGGACGGCACTCGCAAAGGAGATGACCGCCGAGCAGGGCGGCGAGACGGTGGAGCTCGCTGCACTGACGAAACGGTACGACAGTACGGTCGCCGTCGACAGCATCTCGCTGGATGTCGCGGAAGGCGAGTTCCTCGTCCTGCTCGGCCCCTCCGGTTGCGGCAAGACGACGACCCTGCGGATGGTCGCCGGGCTCGAGAGCATCACGGACGGCTCGGTCATCATCGGTGGAACGGACGTCTCCCAGACCACGCCGCAGAACCGCGACGTGGCGATGGTGTTCCAGAACTACGCGCTGTACCCGCACAAGACGGTCCGGGAGAACATCCGCTTCCCGCTGCGGAAGACCGACCTGTCGAAGGCCGACCAGACCAGTCGCATCGAATCCACCGCCGACCTGCTGGACATCGCCGACCTGCTGGACAAGGAGCCGGCGGCGCTGAGCGGCGGTCAGCGTCAGCGCGTCGCCATCGCGCGCGCTATCGCCCGGGAACCGTCTGTGCTCCTGATGGACGAGCCGCTGTCGAACCTCGACGCGAAGCTGCGGGTCCGGACGCGCTCGGAACTGCGTGACCTCCAACAACGGCTCGGCATCACCACCGTGTACGTCACCCACGACCAGGAGGAGGCGATGAGCATCGCCGACCGCATCGCGATCATGAACCAGGGACGTATCGAACAGGTCGGCACGCCCGAAGAGGTGTACCGAAACCCGAACTCGACGTTTATCGCCGACTTCCTCGGGGACCCATCGATGAACATCGTCTCCACCGCCGGCGAGAACGCTCCCGGCACGAACGACGATGGGATCATCGCGGGACTCGCCGCGGCGGCACCCGATCGCGCTGCACAGGTGGGCGTCCGACCGGAGGACCTCTATCTCGTCGACGGTACCGGGGCGTTCGTCGGGGACAACGCGCCCGATGCGGTGTCGTCGGTGTACGAGTGCCCGCTGACAGTCCTCGAGCCTATCGGACGCGCGTACGAGCTCACACTCGAGACGGGTGCGGAGCAGATCGTCGCTCGGGCCCGGACCGTGCCCGACGAGCTCCGGGGTCGTGACCGAGTCCGGATCGCCTTCGACCGCGACGCGGTGTACGCGTTCGATACCGATGGGAGGCGGCTCCGATGA
- a CDS encoding ABC transporter ATP-binding protein, with protein sequence MVELCLDNVTKRFDDAQGTETAVDDISMTVEDELLVLLGPSGCGKTTTLRMIAGLETVSDGRITIDGRDVTGTPPSDRSIAMVFQDYGLYTMMSVRENMAYGLKHSTDLSKTERNARVEEMAEMFDIGELLDRNVTELSGGQKQRVSLGRAMVREPDVFLLDEPLASLDAKLRAEMRTELQQIQEELDITTVYVTHDQKEAMTMADRVAVLDDGVLRQLGPPEDVYENPADRFVADFLGNPAMNQLPATTAREDGRYDFHVSVGDRRLRFASIPSGDLSLADGDPVTVGVRPEDLRLNDPASADFDASVSVTEYQGNDNFVHLEVGSRELTAVVPPAVNPSPGDTVPVTVPPDALHLFDADTGTALRSVRDGQRQSGAVRF encoded by the coding sequence ATGGTAGAACTCTGCCTCGACAACGTCACCAAGCGCTTCGACGACGCACAGGGCACCGAGACGGCCGTCGACGATATCTCGATGACCGTCGAGGACGAACTGCTGGTGCTGCTCGGGCCGTCAGGCTGTGGCAAGACGACTACCCTGCGGATGATCGCCGGGCTCGAAACGGTCTCGGACGGCCGCATCACCATCGACGGGCGCGACGTGACCGGCACGCCGCCGAGCGACCGCTCCATCGCGATGGTGTTTCAGGACTACGGTCTCTACACCATGATGTCCGTCAGGGAGAACATGGCGTACGGTCTCAAGCATTCGACCGATCTCTCGAAGACTGAGCGGAACGCCCGCGTCGAGGAGATGGCCGAGATGTTCGACATCGGCGAGCTTCTCGATCGGAACGTCACCGAACTCTCCGGCGGGCAGAAACAGCGAGTCTCCCTCGGTCGGGCCATGGTCCGCGAACCGGACGTGTTCCTGCTGGACGAGCCGCTCGCGAGCCTCGACGCGAAGCTGCGAGCCGAAATGCGGACTGAACTTCAGCAGATCCAAGAGGAACTCGACATCACCACCGTGTACGTCACCCACGACCAGAAGGAGGCGATGACGATGGCCGACCGGGTGGCCGTCCTCGACGACGGCGTGCTTCGCCAGCTCGGTCCGCCGGAAGACGTGTACGAGAACCCCGCCGACCGCTTCGTCGCGGACTTCCTCGGGAACCCCGCGATGAACCAACTCCCGGCGACCACCGCTCGGGAGGACGGTCGGTACGACTTCCACGTTTCCGTCGGCGACCGGCGGCTCCGCTTCGCGTCGATACCGTCCGGGGACCTCTCACTCGCCGACGGCGACCCCGTCACCGTCGGCGTGCGGCCCGAGGACCTTCGCCTGAACGACCCGGCGTCGGCTGATTTCGACGCGTCCGTCTCGGTCACTGAGTACCAAGGAAACGATAACTTCGTCCACCTCGAGGTGGGATCCCGCGAGTTGACGGCCGTCGTGCCGCCGGCAGTCAATCCGTCCCCGGGCGACACCGTTCCCGTCACGGTACCGCCCGACGCACTCCACCTGTTCGACGCGGACACCGGTACCGCCCTTCGGTCCGTTCGAGACGGGCAACGGCAATCCGGGGCCGTCCGCTTTTGA
- a CDS encoding DUF7344 domain-containing protein has translation MATQTPIYEAVREPRRRKVCQYLETTESTMVTLEEVATHVATDEQTERDSSVADEESYRRILLDLHHRHLPKLDDAVVLQYEFDRKLLSTRSKLPAAIELIKSMQGTAENTTALP, from the coding sequence ATGGCAACTCAAACGCCGATCTACGAAGCAGTTAGGGAACCACGGCGTCGTAAAGTTTGTCAGTATTTGGAAACTACTGAGAGTACCATGGTGACGCTTGAAGAGGTAGCTACGCACGTCGCCACAGACGAACAGACTGAACGCGATAGTTCCGTAGCAGACGAGGAATCTTACCGGCGGATTCTCCTTGATCTCCACCATCGACATCTGCCGAAATTGGACGATGCAGTTGTACTACAGTATGAGTTCGACCGGAAGTTACTGAGTACTAGATCTAAACTACCGGCAGCTATCGAACTAATCAAGAGTATGCAGGGAACCGCTGAGAATACCACTGCGCTCCCATAG
- a CDS encoding glycoside hydrolase family protein, whose translation MYANPPAADFGDAETLLEPEGRGEGHWVGAPCVHRHDGTTYLAVRKRDPERRGNRVTFYEYDDGDLSSLFTMTADELGVVSIERVALATHPRTGDVQLYVPVDRGGNDWVIEKCADAPSVSDIDPSTSRPVFRPQPGTGESGTVKDPYIVTVGGRYYMFYAGADGVSEQAHLATSVDGDTWHRVEENPVLERAYWHDHHTRVSAVVPAPDAPAWLVFYDGSGVADEGRTWNLRTGMAVTTDLVEFVDTCPDGPLYSSPTADRATGLSSFGTCRYLDILRHDDSWELFAEVAREDGSFDLRRTVVPVPE comes from the coding sequence ATGTACGCGAACCCACCGGCGGCGGACTTCGGCGACGCCGAAACGCTCCTCGAACCCGAGGGACGCGGTGAAGGGCACTGGGTCGGCGCTCCCTGTGTTCACCGCCACGACGGCACGACGTATCTCGCGGTCCGGAAACGCGACCCGGAGCGACGCGGCAACCGGGTCACGTTCTACGAGTACGACGACGGCGACCTCTCGTCGCTGTTCACGATGACCGCGGACGAACTCGGCGTCGTCAGTATCGAACGGGTGGCGCTCGCCACGCACCCGCGGACCGGTGACGTGCAACTCTACGTGCCGGTCGACCGGGGCGGGAACGACTGGGTGATCGAGAAGTGTGCGGACGCGCCCTCGGTTTCGGATATCGATCCGTCCACGAGTCGCCCCGTGTTTCGCCCGCAGCCAGGGACCGGCGAGTCGGGGACGGTGAAGGACCCCTACATCGTGACCGTCGGCGGGCGCTACTACATGTTCTACGCCGGCGCGGACGGGGTCTCCGAGCAGGCCCACCTCGCGACGAGCGTCGACGGCGACACGTGGCACCGCGTCGAGGAAAACCCCGTGCTGGAACGCGCGTACTGGCACGACCACCACACGCGCGTCTCCGCGGTGGTGCCCGCGCCGGACGCGCCGGCGTGGCTCGTCTTCTACGACGGCAGCGGCGTCGCCGACGAGGGCCGGACGTGGAACTTACGGACGGGGATGGCAGTGACGACCGACCTCGTCGAGTTCGTCGATACCTGTCCCGACGGCCCCCTGTACTCGTCGCCGACCGCCGACCGGGCGACCGGCCTCTCGTCGTTCGGGACGTGCCGGTACCTCGATATCCTTCGCCACGACGACTCGTGGGAGCTGTTCGCCGAGGTCGCCCGAGAGGACGGGAGCTTCGACCTCCGGCGGACCGTGGTGCCCGTGCCGGAATGA
- a CDS encoding type II toxin-antitoxin system HicA family toxin, which yields MSRQTFSGKDVMKVMVNSGIYEWDRTNGDHAILRWEPPSGHDSDARTVPVPLHDELSTGTLRAIANQAGANDFQEFCDWIERNC from the coding sequence ATGTCACGTCAGACGTTTTCAGGCAAAGATGTCATGAAGGTGATGGTAAATAGTGGAATTTACGAATGGGATCGAACGAACGGCGATCATGCAATTCTTCGCTGGGAACCGCCTTCTGGCCATGACTCCGATGCACGAACTGTCCCAGTACCGCTTCACGATGAATTGAGCACCGGAACACTGCGTGCTATCGCAAACCAAGCCGGTGCGAACGATTTTCAAGAATTCTGTGACTGGATCGAGCGGAACTGCTGA
- a CDS encoding glycosyltransferase translates to MPPQHAIDGSLSVVLPTRRWTRACDELVEQLAPGEEFIVACDRPDDPVVAAAAATPAEVVVAGEPRRCSAKCNALAAGLERATGEYLVCTDADFAHGPEWLATVRDHLAEAPAGHVVSSAPVVVSKRPLSALLEGPTAVGAALTVLLETTAWGGTMAFRRDALDLDAYIADLRRTMSDDALLTQRVDGVHSVPELVRPMPVAGTCAETLDRQVRWTRTGLYLDPVGLVMFAAVLPLLVLCGTILAPILTIPLVTIVTGLAYAYCGLHRWTFLLAVPGYIVSLPLLLYGLARSEFDWNGRRYRWTALYDVTVLDHGDARLDR, encoded by the coding sequence ATGCCACCACAGCACGCGATCGACGGATCCCTGAGCGTCGTCCTCCCCACGCGGCGCTGGACGCGGGCGTGTGACGAACTCGTCGAACAACTCGCGCCCGGCGAGGAGTTCATCGTCGCCTGTGACCGTCCTGATGACCCCGTCGTCGCCGCGGCGGCTGCCACGCCCGCGGAGGTGGTGGTCGCCGGGGAGCCGCGACGATGTTCAGCGAAATGTAACGCGTTAGCTGCCGGCCTCGAGCGGGCGACAGGGGAGTATCTCGTCTGTACGGACGCCGACTTCGCGCACGGCCCCGAGTGGCTCGCGACGGTCCGCGACCACCTCGCCGAGGCTCCTGCGGGCCACGTCGTCTCGTCGGCGCCGGTCGTGGTCAGCAAGCGGCCGCTGTCGGCGCTGCTCGAGGGGCCGACCGCGGTCGGCGCCGCCCTGACAGTGCTCTTGGAGACCACCGCGTGGGGCGGGACGATGGCGTTTCGACGCGACGCCCTCGACCTCGACGCGTACATCGCCGACCTCCGGCGGACCATGAGCGATGACGCCTTGCTCACCCAGCGCGTCGACGGCGTCCACTCGGTGCCCGAACTCGTTCGGCCGATGCCGGTCGCGGGCACCTGCGCAGAGACGCTCGACCGGCAGGTCCGATGGACGCGGACAGGTCTGTATCTCGACCCGGTCGGACTGGTCATGTTCGCCGCCGTACTTCCACTGCTGGTTCTCTGCGGGACGATACTGGCTCCGATCCTAACGATCCCGCTCGTCACGATCGTGACGGGGCTCGCCTACGCCTACTGCGGACTTCACCGCTGGACGTTCCTCCTGGCCGTACCGGGCTATATCGTCAGCCTCCCGCTCTTGCTGTACGGCCTCGCGCGGTCGGAGTTCGACTGGAACGGTCGCCGGTACCGCTGGACAGCGCTGTACGACGTCACGGTACTGGATCACGGCGATGCGCGACTGGACCGATAG